In one Musa acuminata AAA Group cultivar baxijiao unplaced genomic scaffold, Cavendish_Baxijiao_AAA HiC_scaffold_1082, whole genome shotgun sequence genomic region, the following are encoded:
- the LOC103984257 gene encoding probable E3 ubiquitin-protein ligase ZFP1 isoform X3, which translates to MPSATIYDLEPSLFELEQGITSRFHSTCDLTQTASMDHRHLTSQTQMSELDDERIWNHPQQDGLLNLGNGSFVFPANNVASNGVNPVTYFNPTLRANGIQSTSFSSEVPRYATTVTGTSRDPCMHLPSGGSTSQPTHHSVHHGSSYNQHTLREGGSIGNPLMDHERATYKRKNPGSSMPPDRGNRNGYYSAGSSSQCWHPYHVSFVHSHRNDNASSSQEGSQRNVRSRRGNAIHLEDISPWISSSSNGSHHNNSNANTLGAHMVGHWSHTPVSMQPNARVSSSEIGSFNHGINQSYVTSHATNNNLETDGLYRSNLTPFPTPGPSARGLAVGPSGYGQRTAYRANPSYPSMGLAPTPEDVGLPRMEPAVPPRYSTPVSIARQSNERSGRRNRYNRFQSFPNEENARVRQMEGVAMMGHPTLYDPMHMFDQHHGMRLDIDNMSYEELLALEERIGDVSTGLSEDAIRTSLSETIYCMSDRFQDGQDEDRCAICLEAYEDRDPLGQLSCKHTFHSSCITKWLSIKNVCPICKASALEDTPKGE; encoded by the exons ATGCCCAGTGCAACAATCTATGATTTGGAGCCTTCACTATTTGAACTTGAACAAGGCATTACGTCAAG ATTTCATTCTACTTGTGATTTGACGCAAACAGCTAGTATGGATCATAGGCACTTAACTAGTCAAACTCAAATGTCTGAATTGGATGACGAGCGAATTTGGAACCATCCACAGCAAGATGGTCTATTGAACTTGG GAAATGGCTCATTTGTGTTTCCAGCTAACAATGTGGCCTCCAATGGGGTTAACCCTGTGACTTATTTCAACCCTACTTTGAGGGCAAATGGCATCCAATCAACAAGTTTTAGTTCTGAGGTTCCGAGATATGCAACAACTGTTACAGGAACGTCTCGTGATCCTTGTATGCATCTTCCATCAGGTGGAAGCACAAGTCAACCTACACACCATTCTGTTCATCACGGATCTTCCTATAACCAGCATACATTGAGGGAAGGGGGTAGCATTGGCAATCCATTAATGGACCATGAAAGAGCAACCTATAAAAGGAAAAACCCAGGAAGCTCCATGCCTCCTGACAGAGGAAACAGGAATGGATATTATAGTGCTGGAAGTTCTTCTCAGTGCTGGCACCCGTATCATGTCAGCTTTGTCCACAGTCACAGGAATGACAATGCATCAAGTTCTCAGGAAGGATCTCAAAGGAATGTCAGAAGTCGACGTGGTAATGCCATTCACCTAGAAGACATCTCACCTTGGATCAGTTCAAGTAGCAATGGCTCTCATCATAATAATTCAAATGCAAATACTCTGGGCGCTCACATGGTGGGACACTGGAGCCATACTCCTGTATCTATGCAACCTAATGCGAGGGTTTCTTCTTCag AGATAGGCTCCTTCAATCATGGTATAAACCAGTCTTATGTAACAAGTCATGCCACTAATAATAACTTGGAGACTGATGGATTATATAGATCCAATCTTACACCTTTTCCAACTCCTGGTCCTTCTGCAAGAGGCCTGGCAGTTGGTCCAAGTGGCTATGGTCAAAGAACAGCATACAGAGCCAATCCGAGCTACCCATCCATGGGTTTGGCACCTACTCCTGAAGATGTCGGGCTGCCGAGGATGGAACCTGCTGTGCCCCCGAGGTATTCCACACCAGTTTCTATAGCACGACAGAGTAATGAGAGGAGTGGAAGAAGGAATCGGTACAACCGATTCCAATCATTCCCAAATGAGGAAAATGCCCGTGTTAGACAGATGGAG GGTGTAGCAATGATGGGTCACCCGACCTTGTACGATCCCATGCACATGTTTGATCAGCACCATGGCATGAGACTAGACATAGATAACATGAGTTATGAG GAACTGCTTGCTTTGGAGGAGAGGATAGGCGATGTCAGCACTGGTTTATCTGAAGACGCCATCAGAACAAGCTTGTCTGAGACAATATACTGCATGTCCGATCGATTTCAAGATGGCCAGGATGAGGATCGCTGTGCGATATGCCTG GAAGCATACGAAGATAGAGATCCTCTTGGGCAGCTGAGCTGCAAGCATACGTTCCACTCCAGCTGCATAACGAAATGGCTATCGATCAAGAACGTCTGCCCGATCTGCAAAGCCTCAGCCTTGGAAGATACACCGAAAGGGGAATGA
- the LOC103984257 gene encoding probable E3 ubiquitin-protein ligase HIP1 isoform X1: MPSATIYDLEPSLFELEQGITSRFHSTCDLTQTASMDHRHLTSQTQMSELDDERIWNHPQQDGLLNLGNGSFVFPANNVASNGVNPVTYFNPTLRANGIQSTSFSSEVPRYATTVTGTSRDPCMHLPSGGSTSQPTHHSVHHGSSYNQHTLREGGSIGNPLMDHERATYKRKNPGSSMPPDRGNRNGYYSAGSSSQCWHPYHVSFVHSHRNDNASSSQEGSQRNVRSRRGNAIHLEDISPWISSSSNGSHHNNSNANTLGAHMVGHWSHTPVSMQPNARVSSSEIGSFNHGINQSYVTSHATNNNLETDGLYRSNLTPFPTPGPSARGLAVGPSGYGQRTAYRANPSYPSMGLAPTPEDVGLPRMEPAVPPRYSTPVSIARQSNERSGRRNRYNRFQSFPNEENARVRQMEGVAMMGRQMEGVAMMGHPTLYDPMHMFDQHHGMRLDIDNMSYEELLALEERIGDVSTGLSEDAIRTSLSETIYCMSDRFQDGQDEDRCAICLEAYEDRDPLGQLSCKHTFHSSCITKWLSIKNVCPICKASALEDTPKGE, translated from the exons ATGCCCAGTGCAACAATCTATGATTTGGAGCCTTCACTATTTGAACTTGAACAAGGCATTACGTCAAG ATTTCATTCTACTTGTGATTTGACGCAAACAGCTAGTATGGATCATAGGCACTTAACTAGTCAAACTCAAATGTCTGAATTGGATGACGAGCGAATTTGGAACCATCCACAGCAAGATGGTCTATTGAACTTGG GAAATGGCTCATTTGTGTTTCCAGCTAACAATGTGGCCTCCAATGGGGTTAACCCTGTGACTTATTTCAACCCTACTTTGAGGGCAAATGGCATCCAATCAACAAGTTTTAGTTCTGAGGTTCCGAGATATGCAACAACTGTTACAGGAACGTCTCGTGATCCTTGTATGCATCTTCCATCAGGTGGAAGCACAAGTCAACCTACACACCATTCTGTTCATCACGGATCTTCCTATAACCAGCATACATTGAGGGAAGGGGGTAGCATTGGCAATCCATTAATGGACCATGAAAGAGCAACCTATAAAAGGAAAAACCCAGGAAGCTCCATGCCTCCTGACAGAGGAAACAGGAATGGATATTATAGTGCTGGAAGTTCTTCTCAGTGCTGGCACCCGTATCATGTCAGCTTTGTCCACAGTCACAGGAATGACAATGCATCAAGTTCTCAGGAAGGATCTCAAAGGAATGTCAGAAGTCGACGTGGTAATGCCATTCACCTAGAAGACATCTCACCTTGGATCAGTTCAAGTAGCAATGGCTCTCATCATAATAATTCAAATGCAAATACTCTGGGCGCTCACATGGTGGGACACTGGAGCCATACTCCTGTATCTATGCAACCTAATGCGAGGGTTTCTTCTTCag AGATAGGCTCCTTCAATCATGGTATAAACCAGTCTTATGTAACAAGTCATGCCACTAATAATAACTTGGAGACTGATGGATTATATAGATCCAATCTTACACCTTTTCCAACTCCTGGTCCTTCTGCAAGAGGCCTGGCAGTTGGTCCAAGTGGCTATGGTCAAAGAACAGCATACAGAGCCAATCCGAGCTACCCATCCATGGGTTTGGCACCTACTCCTGAAGATGTCGGGCTGCCGAGGATGGAACCTGCTGTGCCCCCGAGGTATTCCACACCAGTTTCTATAGCACGACAGAGTAATGAGAGGAGTGGAAGAAGGAATCGGTACAACCGATTCCAATCATTCCCAAATGAGGAAAATGCCCGTGTTAGACAGATGGAG GGTGTAGCAATGATGGGTAGACAGATGGAG GGTGTAGCAATGATGGGTCACCCGACCTTGTACGATCCCATGCACATGTTTGATCAGCACCATGGCATGAGACTAGACATAGATAACATGAGTTATGAG GAACTGCTTGCTTTGGAGGAGAGGATAGGCGATGTCAGCACTGGTTTATCTGAAGACGCCATCAGAACAAGCTTGTCTGAGACAATATACTGCATGTCCGATCGATTTCAAGATGGCCAGGATGAGGATCGCTGTGCGATATGCCTG GAAGCATACGAAGATAGAGATCCTCTTGGGCAGCTGAGCTGCAAGCATACGTTCCACTCCAGCTGCATAACGAAATGGCTATCGATCAAGAACGTCTGCCCGATCTGCAAAGCCTCAGCCTTGGAAGATACACCGAAAGGGGAATGA
- the LOC103984257 gene encoding probable E3 ubiquitin-protein ligase HIP1 isoform X2 has protein sequence MPSATIYDLEPSLFELEQGITSRFHSTCDLTQTASMDHRHLTSQTQMSELDDERIWNHPQQDGLLNLANNVASNGVNPVTYFNPTLRANGIQSTSFSSEVPRYATTVTGTSRDPCMHLPSGGSTSQPTHHSVHHGSSYNQHTLREGGSIGNPLMDHERATYKRKNPGSSMPPDRGNRNGYYSAGSSSQCWHPYHVSFVHSHRNDNASSSQEGSQRNVRSRRGNAIHLEDISPWISSSSNGSHHNNSNANTLGAHMVGHWSHTPVSMQPNARVSSSEIGSFNHGINQSYVTSHATNNNLETDGLYRSNLTPFPTPGPSARGLAVGPSGYGQRTAYRANPSYPSMGLAPTPEDVGLPRMEPAVPPRYSTPVSIARQSNERSGRRNRYNRFQSFPNEENARVRQMEGVAMMGRQMEGVAMMGHPTLYDPMHMFDQHHGMRLDIDNMSYEELLALEERIGDVSTGLSEDAIRTSLSETIYCMSDRFQDGQDEDRCAICLEAYEDRDPLGQLSCKHTFHSSCITKWLSIKNVCPICKASALEDTPKGE, from the exons ATGCCCAGTGCAACAATCTATGATTTGGAGCCTTCACTATTTGAACTTGAACAAGGCATTACGTCAAG ATTTCATTCTACTTGTGATTTGACGCAAACAGCTAGTATGGATCATAGGCACTTAACTAGTCAAACTCAAATGTCTGAATTGGATGACGAGCGAATTTGGAACCATCCACAGCAAGATGGTCTATTGAACTTGG CTAACAATGTGGCCTCCAATGGGGTTAACCCTGTGACTTATTTCAACCCTACTTTGAGGGCAAATGGCATCCAATCAACAAGTTTTAGTTCTGAGGTTCCGAGATATGCAACAACTGTTACAGGAACGTCTCGTGATCCTTGTATGCATCTTCCATCAGGTGGAAGCACAAGTCAACCTACACACCATTCTGTTCATCACGGATCTTCCTATAACCAGCATACATTGAGGGAAGGGGGTAGCATTGGCAATCCATTAATGGACCATGAAAGAGCAACCTATAAAAGGAAAAACCCAGGAAGCTCCATGCCTCCTGACAGAGGAAACAGGAATGGATATTATAGTGCTGGAAGTTCTTCTCAGTGCTGGCACCCGTATCATGTCAGCTTTGTCCACAGTCACAGGAATGACAATGCATCAAGTTCTCAGGAAGGATCTCAAAGGAATGTCAGAAGTCGACGTGGTAATGCCATTCACCTAGAAGACATCTCACCTTGGATCAGTTCAAGTAGCAATGGCTCTCATCATAATAATTCAAATGCAAATACTCTGGGCGCTCACATGGTGGGACACTGGAGCCATACTCCTGTATCTATGCAACCTAATGCGAGGGTTTCTTCTTCag AGATAGGCTCCTTCAATCATGGTATAAACCAGTCTTATGTAACAAGTCATGCCACTAATAATAACTTGGAGACTGATGGATTATATAGATCCAATCTTACACCTTTTCCAACTCCTGGTCCTTCTGCAAGAGGCCTGGCAGTTGGTCCAAGTGGCTATGGTCAAAGAACAGCATACAGAGCCAATCCGAGCTACCCATCCATGGGTTTGGCACCTACTCCTGAAGATGTCGGGCTGCCGAGGATGGAACCTGCTGTGCCCCCGAGGTATTCCACACCAGTTTCTATAGCACGACAGAGTAATGAGAGGAGTGGAAGAAGGAATCGGTACAACCGATTCCAATCATTCCCAAATGAGGAAAATGCCCGTGTTAGACAGATGGAG GGTGTAGCAATGATGGGTAGACAGATGGAG GGTGTAGCAATGATGGGTCACCCGACCTTGTACGATCCCATGCACATGTTTGATCAGCACCATGGCATGAGACTAGACATAGATAACATGAGTTATGAG GAACTGCTTGCTTTGGAGGAGAGGATAGGCGATGTCAGCACTGGTTTATCTGAAGACGCCATCAGAACAAGCTTGTCTGAGACAATATACTGCATGTCCGATCGATTTCAAGATGGCCAGGATGAGGATCGCTGTGCGATATGCCTG GAAGCATACGAAGATAGAGATCCTCTTGGGCAGCTGAGCTGCAAGCATACGTTCCACTCCAGCTGCATAACGAAATGGCTATCGATCAAGAACGTCTGCCCGATCTGCAAAGCCTCAGCCTTGGAAGATACACCGAAAGGGGAATGA
- the LOC103984257 gene encoding probable E3 ubiquitin-protein ligase HIP1 isoform X4, giving the protein MDHRHLTSQTQMSELDDERIWNHPQQDGLLNLGNGSFVFPANNVASNGVNPVTYFNPTLRANGIQSTSFSSEVPRYATTVTGTSRDPCMHLPSGGSTSQPTHHSVHHGSSYNQHTLREGGSIGNPLMDHERATYKRKNPGSSMPPDRGNRNGYYSAGSSSQCWHPYHVSFVHSHRNDNASSSQEGSQRNVRSRRGNAIHLEDISPWISSSSNGSHHNNSNANTLGAHMVGHWSHTPVSMQPNARVSSSEIGSFNHGINQSYVTSHATNNNLETDGLYRSNLTPFPTPGPSARGLAVGPSGYGQRTAYRANPSYPSMGLAPTPEDVGLPRMEPAVPPRYSTPVSIARQSNERSGRRNRYNRFQSFPNEENARVRQMEGVAMMGRQMEGVAMMGHPTLYDPMHMFDQHHGMRLDIDNMSYEELLALEERIGDVSTGLSEDAIRTSLSETIYCMSDRFQDGQDEDRCAICLEAYEDRDPLGQLSCKHTFHSSCITKWLSIKNVCPICKASALEDTPKGE; this is encoded by the exons ATGGATCATAGGCACTTAACTAGTCAAACTCAAATGTCTGAATTGGATGACGAGCGAATTTGGAACCATCCACAGCAAGATGGTCTATTGAACTTGG GAAATGGCTCATTTGTGTTTCCAGCTAACAATGTGGCCTCCAATGGGGTTAACCCTGTGACTTATTTCAACCCTACTTTGAGGGCAAATGGCATCCAATCAACAAGTTTTAGTTCTGAGGTTCCGAGATATGCAACAACTGTTACAGGAACGTCTCGTGATCCTTGTATGCATCTTCCATCAGGTGGAAGCACAAGTCAACCTACACACCATTCTGTTCATCACGGATCTTCCTATAACCAGCATACATTGAGGGAAGGGGGTAGCATTGGCAATCCATTAATGGACCATGAAAGAGCAACCTATAAAAGGAAAAACCCAGGAAGCTCCATGCCTCCTGACAGAGGAAACAGGAATGGATATTATAGTGCTGGAAGTTCTTCTCAGTGCTGGCACCCGTATCATGTCAGCTTTGTCCACAGTCACAGGAATGACAATGCATCAAGTTCTCAGGAAGGATCTCAAAGGAATGTCAGAAGTCGACGTGGTAATGCCATTCACCTAGAAGACATCTCACCTTGGATCAGTTCAAGTAGCAATGGCTCTCATCATAATAATTCAAATGCAAATACTCTGGGCGCTCACATGGTGGGACACTGGAGCCATACTCCTGTATCTATGCAACCTAATGCGAGGGTTTCTTCTTCag AGATAGGCTCCTTCAATCATGGTATAAACCAGTCTTATGTAACAAGTCATGCCACTAATAATAACTTGGAGACTGATGGATTATATAGATCCAATCTTACACCTTTTCCAACTCCTGGTCCTTCTGCAAGAGGCCTGGCAGTTGGTCCAAGTGGCTATGGTCAAAGAACAGCATACAGAGCCAATCCGAGCTACCCATCCATGGGTTTGGCACCTACTCCTGAAGATGTCGGGCTGCCGAGGATGGAACCTGCTGTGCCCCCGAGGTATTCCACACCAGTTTCTATAGCACGACAGAGTAATGAGAGGAGTGGAAGAAGGAATCGGTACAACCGATTCCAATCATTCCCAAATGAGGAAAATGCCCGTGTTAGACAGATGGAG GGTGTAGCAATGATGGGTAGACAGATGGAG GGTGTAGCAATGATGGGTCACCCGACCTTGTACGATCCCATGCACATGTTTGATCAGCACCATGGCATGAGACTAGACATAGATAACATGAGTTATGAG GAACTGCTTGCTTTGGAGGAGAGGATAGGCGATGTCAGCACTGGTTTATCTGAAGACGCCATCAGAACAAGCTTGTCTGAGACAATATACTGCATGTCCGATCGATTTCAAGATGGCCAGGATGAGGATCGCTGTGCGATATGCCTG GAAGCATACGAAGATAGAGATCCTCTTGGGCAGCTGAGCTGCAAGCATACGTTCCACTCCAGCTGCATAACGAAATGGCTATCGATCAAGAACGTCTGCCCGATCTGCAAAGCCTCAGCCTTGGAAGATACACCGAAAGGGGAATGA
- the LOC103984258 gene encoding phosphoinositide phospholipase C 6 produces MGSYKYCMCFTRKFLWSAAQPPADVREAFTAHAGWAAQMGADQLQRFLAEAQGEAAATLADAERIVELLRRRHHLPSVLARPGITLDDFFHFLFSGDLNPPVRSQVHQDMKLPLSHYYIYTGHNSYLTGNQLSSDCSDVPIIKALQRGVRVIELDMWPNSTKDNVHILHGRTLTSPVEMIRCLRSIKEFAFCASPYPVVITLEDHLTADLQAKVAQMVTRIFGDMLYYPESDSLEEFPSPESLMNRVIISTKPPKEYLEAKNIRDKEDDSHESGKVSNDEETWGNDTADLKALSTSNDKKEDEQNGDEQDEEDSDDDDDDDDSAPEYRHIITVHAGKPKGRMRDALKVDPHKVRRLSLSEQQLEKLAESHGPDIVRFTQKNILRVYPKGTRFNSSNYNPLLGWMHGAQMVAFNMQGYGRSLWLMQGLFRANGGCGFVRKPDFLMKVGPHGEVFDPEASLPVKITLKVKVYMGDGWRMDFSQTHFDAYSPPDFYTKVGIAGVPADTKMKKTKIIEDNWTPVWEEEFSFPLTVPELALLRIEVHEYDMSDKDDFGGQTCLPVWELRPGIRAVPLHDRKGNKYKSVRLLMRFQFV; encoded by the exons ATGGGGAGCTACAAGTACTGCATGTGCTTCACGCGCAAGTTCCTGTGGAGCGCGGCGCAGCCGCCGGCGGACGTGAGGGAAGCGTTCACGGCGCACGCCGGTTGGGCGGCCCAGATGGGGGCGGACCAGCTGCAGCGGTTCCTCGCCGAGGCGCAGGGCGAGGCGGCCGCCACCCTAGCCGACGCCGAGCGGATCGTCGAGCTCCTCCGCCGGCGCCACCACCTCCCCTCCGTGCTCGCCCGCCCCGGCATCACCCTCGACGACTTCTTCCACTTCCTCTTCTCCGGCGACCTCAATCCCCCCGTCCGATCCCAG GTTCACCAAGATATGAAACTTCCATTGTCCCATTACTATATATACACAGGCCATAACTCATACTTGACCGGGAACCAACTCAGCAGCGATTGCAGCGATGTTCCAATCATAAAAGCATTGCAGAGAGGTGTCCGAGTAATTGAATTAGACATGTGGCCGAATTCTACAAAAGATAATGTTCACATCCTTCATGGAAG GACACTGACATCTCCAGTGGAGATGATCAGATGTTTGAGGTCCATTAAGGAGTTTGCTTTCTGTGCATCCCCCTATCCTGTGGTCATAACTCTGGAGGACCACCTTACTGCAGATCTCCAAGCTAAAGTTGCTCAG ATGGTCACTCGAATATTTGGAGACATGTTATACTACCCCGAGTCAGATTCTCTCGAGGAATTCCCCTCTCCAGAATCTCTAATGAACCGAGTTATTATTTCAACTAAGCCGCCAAAGGAATACCTCGAAGCAAAGAACATTAGGGACAAGGAAGACGATTCTCACGAGAGTGGTAAGGTTTCAAATGATGAAGAAACTTGGGGAAATGACACTGCAGATCTAAAAGCTTTAAGTACCTCTAATGATAAG AAAGAAGATGAACAGAATGGTGATGAGCAGGATGAAGAAGAttctgatgatgatgacgacgatgatgattCAGCTCCTGAGTATAGGCATATAATAACGGTTCATGCTGGGAAACCTAAAGGTCGAATGCGTGATGCATTAAAGGTTGATCCTCATAAAGTAAGGCGACTTAGCTTGAGTGAGCAACAGCTAGAAAAATTAGCAGAATCTCATGGACCTGATATAGTAAG GTTTACTCAGAAGAATATTCTAAGAGTTTACCCAAAGGGTACACGCTTCAACTCTTCTAATTACAACCCTCTGCTTGGATGGATGCATGGAGCACAGATGGTTGCATTTAATATGCAG GGGTATGGAAGATCACTTTGGTTGATGCAAGGATTGTTTAGGGCCAATGGAGGTTGTGGTTTCGTAAGAAAACCCGATTTCCTTATGAAAGTTGGTCCACATGGTGAAGTTTTTGATCCTGAAGCAAGTTTACCTGTGAAGATAACCTTGAAG GTTAAGGTGTACATGGGAGATGGATGGCGCATGGACTTTAGTCAGACACATTTTGATGCCTATTCTCCTCCAGATTTCTATACAAAG GTTGGGATAGCCGGAGTTCCTGCTGATACCAAAATGAAGAAGacaaagataatagaagacaattgGACGCCGGTTTGGGAAGAGGAATTCAGTTTTCCTCTAACTGTTCCAGAACTGGCTTTGCTCAGGATTGAAGTGCATGAGTACGACATGTCTGATAAGGATGACTTTGGTGGGCAAACATGCCTTCCAGTTTGGGAGCTAAGACCAGGGATTCGAGCTGTGCCTCTTCACGATCGGAAGGGAAACAAGTACAAGTCTGTAAGGCTGCTAATGCGTTTTCAGTTCGTGTGA
- the LOC135666315 gene encoding pentatricopeptide repeat-containing protein At5g39980, chloroplastic-like, protein MLAGFGEAEMAAAALPLHHHPFPSHHHHPSKRSRLAPPLYPRLCDSPPTLPPLAAAGRDVWRSHDLHHHHDLHPTRRRPPQRNHYIDRSVDMAALLYQLSQTTTSEELHAVMSPYLGGPAGEYCLSPRFVVSLLSREPDHRRSLALLDWMVDAAGYQPSAFAFNVVLRNALRAAQFPLAIGLLHEMRRLRRPSPDPVTYSTLISALARADRLDAALALLPLMDADGVVPDLPLFTTLISLALRLGDHAKALALFSRLRAAGLNPDLKAFNAALHALSLAGLLREARRLLLSDMLEAGVAPDAVSFSTVLAALVRRRRFLQALSLFAEMRPRRVSPDLTTCNIMLDAYGQLDMAKEADRLFWSMRRIGVEPGIVTYNTMLRVYGDAELFGEAIHLFRLMQRKEIEQNVVTYNTMIRIYGKTLEHEKAGNLVQEMQKRGIEPNAITYSTIISIWGKAGKLDRAAKLFQKLRCSGVEIDPVLYQTIIVVYERAGLVAHARRLLHDLKHPENIPKETAVKILANAGRVEEAAWLFRQTSDAGEVKDISVFRCMMDLFSRNRKHINVIEVFEKMRAVGFFPDSEMIATVLNAYGKLQEFDRADAVYQEMKEEGCVFSDRVHFQMLSLLGGQRDFKGVEALLESLNSDPNIDKKELHLVAAGVYERANKLDEASRIVAKIRNLDP, encoded by the coding sequence ATGCTTGCTGGTTTCGGTGAAGCGGAGATGGCAGCCGCAGCTCTGCCTCTTCACCACCATCCTTTCccgtctcatcatcatcatccatcgAAAAGGTCTCGCCTTGCCCCTCCTCTCTACCCTCGTCTCTGTGACTCTCCTCCTACTCTTCCTCCTCTAGCGGCTGCCGGCAGAGACGTATGGCGGAGTCAcgacctccaccaccaccacgacCTGCATCCCACCCGCCGCCGCCCCCCCCAACGCAACCACTACATCGACCGCAGCGTCGACATGGCCGCGCTGCTGTACCAGCTGAGCCAGACCACCACGTCGGAGGAGCTCCACGCCGTCATGTCCCCTTATCTGGGCGGCCCCGCCGGCGAGTACTGCCTCTCCCCGCGCTTCGTGGTCTCGCTCCTCTCCCGCGAGCCCGACCACCGTCGCTCCCTCGCCCTCCTCGACTGGATGGTCGACGCTGCCGGCTACCAGCCATCTGCCTTTGCTTTCAACGTCGTCCTCCGCAACGCCCTCCGCGCCGCCCAGTTTCCCCTTGCCATTGGCCTCCTCCACGAGATgcgccgcctccgccgccccTCCCCGGACCCCGTCACATACTCCACCCTTATCTCCGCACTCGCCCGCGCCGACCGCCTCGATGCCGCCCTCGCCCTCCTCCCCCTCATGGACGCCGACGGCGTCGTCCCCGACCTTCCCCTCTTTACCACCCTCATCTCCCTCGCCCTCCGCCTCGGTGACCACGCCAAGGCCCTCGCCCTCTTCTCCCGCCTCCGCGCCGCCGGCCTCAACCCCGATCTCAAGGCCTTCAACGCCGCCCTCCACGCCCTTTCCCTCGCCGGCCTCCTCCGCGAggcccgccgcctcctcctctccGACATGCTCGAAGCCGGCGTCGCCCCTGATGCCGTCTCCTTCTCCACCGTGCTCGCCGCCCTCGTCCGCCGCCGCCGCTTTCTCCAGGCCCTGTCCCTCTTTGCCGAGATGCGGCCCCGTCGCGTGTCCCCCGACCTCACCACCTGCAACATCATGCTCGACGCCTACGGCCAGCTCGACATGGCCAAGGAGGCCGACCGGCTCTTCTGGAGTATGCGGCGGATTGGGGTCGAGCCCGGCATCGTCACCTACAACACAATGCTAAGGGTTTACGGGGACGCTGAGCTCTTTGGAGAGGCCATCCACCTGTTCCGCCTCATGCAGCGCAAGGAGATCGAGCAGAACGTGGTGACCTACAACACCATGATCAGGATCTACGGGAAAACACTGGAGCACGAGAAAGCCGGCAACTTGGTGCAAGAAATGCAGAAAAGGGGGATCGAACCCAACGCCATCACGTACTCGACCATTATCTCCATCTGGGGCAAGGCCGGTAAGCTAGACCGGGCTGCCAAACTTTTCCAGAAGCTGAGGTGCTCTGGCGTGGAGATCGATCCCGTGCTGTATCAGACCATAATTGTGGTGTACGAGAGGGCTGGACTTGTGGCGCACGCCAGGCGTTTGCTCCATGACCTTAAACACCCGGAGAACATTCCCAAGGAGACCGCTGTCAAGATTCTTGCCAATGCCGGCCGTGTTGAGGAGGCGGCATGGCTCTTCAGGCAAACGAGTGATGCCGGGGAGGTAAAGGACATATCTGTGTTTCGGTGTATGATGGACTTGTTCTCGAGGAACAGGAAGCACATCAACGTGATTGAGGTCTTTGAGAAGATGAGAGCAGTGGGGTTCTTCCCGGACTCAGAGATGATCGCCACAGTCTTGAATGCTTATGGGAAGCTGCAGGAGTTCGATAGGGCCGATGCTGTCTACCAGGAAATGAAGGAAGAAGGTTGTGTTTTCTCGGACAGGGTGCACTTCCAGATGCTGAGCCTCTTGGGTGGCCAGAGAGATTTCAAGGGTGTGGAGGCATTGCTTGAGAGTCTCAACAGTGACCCAAACATAGACAAGAAAGAGTTGCACCTCGTGGCAGCAGGCGTCTACGAGAGAGCTAACAAACTCGATGAGGCATCTCGAATCGTTGCCAAGATAAGAAATTTGGATCCTTAG